From a region of the Impatiens glandulifera chromosome 4, dImpGla2.1, whole genome shotgun sequence genome:
- the LOC124936915 gene encoding 3-dehydrosphinganine reductase TSC10A-like — protein MASLVFLSFLFLIFFLSLIFFLFLIVRPHPVKIPIKGRHVFITGGSSGIGLELAKRATIEGARVSILARSQKKLEDARDLIRLATGIDVSIFSADVCDVEALRKAVDEAGPIDVLICNQGFYVARELENLNLEEVKFIIDVNLIGTFNLIMTVLPGMKARKDKGPVSIAIMSSLAGQIGIYGYSAYSASKFGLQGMAEALQQELIADNIHITLIYPPYTDTPGLVEHNKIRPSLNKIIGDSFGVVEAGEVAKISLEGIKSAKFSVYCSFEGWLLGVGSAGFSPQRSYIMAFVEVAFASILRLVGLCFQWKWYQTILKWHAQNNNY, from the exons ATGGCATCTTTGGTGTTCCTTTCTTTCCTCTTCCTAATTTTCTTCCTCTCCCTCATATTCTTCCTCTTTTTAATTGTTCGTCCCCACCCTGTGAAGATCCCAATCAAGGGCCGCCATGTGTTCATCACCGGAGGTTCTAGTGGCATTGGCCTCGAGCTGGCCAAACGAGCCACCATAGAAGGAGCGCGAGTCTCCATTCTAGCTCGAAGTCAGAAAAAGCTTGAAGACGCGAGGGATTTAATCCGTCTAGCCACTGGTATTGATGTCTCCATCTTCAGTGCGGATGTTTGCGACGTGGAAGCTTTGAGGAAGGCAGTAGATGAGGCTGGACCTATCGATGTTCTGATTTGCAACCAAGGATTTTATGTGGCGCGAGAACTAGAGAATCTTAATTTAGAAGAGGTTAAGTTTATTATTGATGTTAATCTCATCGGTACATTTAATCTTATCATGACGGTTTTGCCTGGAATGAAAGCTCGAAAGGACAAAGGACCGGTCTCAATTGCAATTATGTCGTCACTAGCTGGTCAG ATAGGCATTTATGGTTACAGTGCTTATTCAGCGAGTAAGTTTGGTCTACAAGGAATGGCGGAAGCATTACAGCAAGAACTTATTGCAGATAACATTCATATAACTCTCATATATCCTCCATATACTGATACACCTGGTTTGGTAGAAC ATAATAAGATTAGGCCATCTCTAAATAAGATTATTGGAGATTCATTTGGTGTAGTCGAAGCTGGTGAAGTGGCTAAGATCTCGTTGGAAGGTATAAAATCTGCAAAATTCAGTGTATATTGCAGCTTTGAGGGATGGTTGTTGGGGGTAGGAAGTGCTGGTTTTTCTCCTCAAAGATCCTATATAATGGCATTTGTTGAGGTGGCATTTGCAAGTATATTGCGCCTGGTAGGACTGTGCTTTCAGTGGAAATGGTACCAAACCATATTAAAGTGGCATgcccaaaataataattattga